TGATCATCTAGATAAGCAATTCCATCTGTAGTATTTTTAGATCCGTAATTGATTTTCCATTCGTTATTCAATCGAAACTTCACATTTCCAGGAACTAAAACTGCTGTAACTTTCCATGTTTTGGTTTGGTAATCGTAATTCATTGGCGTGCTGTTATCCCAGCTGCCAGAAGTAGCATCACCAACAATTCCCCAAGAGTAAGGTGTTGCAGACCATTTTAAAGTATTTAAATTCACTTTAACTTGATAAGAACCTTCACCAGGCAATGCAAAATCTTTAGTACTCATATTGACCATATCTGAGTTTGCTGCTCCGGCTCCGTAAAATTGTGCCCAGTTTCTTTCTGTATTTAATTTAAATACTGGTCCATAACCCGGCAATACCGTAACGTAACCTTGATAAACTCCTTTTGCAATAGCAGGTAAAGAATTGGCGATGTCTACATTCCATTCTCCTTGGTATGCTCCTGGCATATAAATTTCGCCAAAAACAACGCTTTTTTCATACGGCGTTACAGTCAAAGTAATAGGATTGGAAAAGACTTTACGATCCATAGCCGCTTCTACACGAACAACTAATTTACCTTCAACATCTATTGGAAGTCCTAAATCGACTGCAATTTTATTTAATTCCTGACCAATTAGAGTTTTGCTTAAAACAGCTGTACCAACTTCAATTCGTTTCGCTTTCAACCAAGCGTTGGCGCCACTGGTATCTCCAACTAAGTCAAACTGTAAAGCATAAGTCACGGGAGCATCAATTGGAAAAGTAACTTCGGGCCATGAAACGAGTAAAACTTGATCATCAGCAGTGTCTTCTGTTAAAACAATTTTTGTAGATGAAACAGTTATTTCCGATGGAAAACTAACAGATTTCAATGTTGTTAATTCGGCGTCGTTTTCGCAGGAAGAACCCAAAAAGAGCAAACTGCCAAGTATGAATAATTTATTAATATATTTTTTCATGATCGTTTTGTTTTTAGTAACCAGGGTTTTGTTTTAATCCGCGATTAGCATCTAAAGCTGAAGTAGGAATTGGGAACAGCTTTCTGAAAGCAGGAGATGCAGGTCTAAATTCATTTGCTAATAAAAATTTGTCAAAGCGAATCATATCTTGTCTTCTGTGCCCTTCCCAGTTTAGTTCAAATCCTCTTTCATTATAGATATCCTCAAGAGTAGGGTTGTGGTCTAATGCATTTAATCCTGCACGTACTCTAATTTGATCAATAAAAGGTTTTGCAGCTGCTGCATTTCCTAATCGAGCATTACATTCGGCCATCATTAAAATAACATCGGCATATCTAAAAATCGGAAAATCATTAGAAGCACCTCCTCCTGTTCTTGGTGCAACAGGGTAAAATTTCACATTACGAACACCCGCTTGCGGATCTGCTCCCGGATTGTCTAATGAAGCAACATCTAATGTATAATTGAAACCGCCTGGTTGTTCTCCAAACAAAAACTGTTTTCTACGAATATCATTTGCATCATATTTTAGGAAAAAATCTTTAGGAACAATTGTACCATTCCAACCGCTGAAACCAAATAAAGATTGAGCATGAGCACCGTACAAACTGCGAACAGCATAAACGTTACGAGAAACAATATCTAAAGTTGCATAGATTGGAAGAATAGTTTCGTCCTCAGGAAGTACGTCTCCAAACAATTCATAATATTTGCTTCCCAAAGGATTTGAAGCATCTGCAGCCCCTGAATGAAGTGTAAATCCTCCGTCAGCGACTTTATTACAAGCTGCTAAAGCTTCATTCCATTTTGGAGTTCCTGTATACACTTCTGCATTTAGATAGACTTTTGCCAGCAAAGTATATCCTGCCCATTTATTGAATCTACCATAGTAATTTCCTCCTCTTGTACCAGACAATAATTCAACGTTTTCCGTTAATTCTTTTACTATAAAATCATAAACTTCCTTACGGCTTGACTGTGGAATTTTATCAACAGTAATATTATTATCAGTAAAGAAAGGAACATCTCCATAATCATCAATTAATAAATAATAAAAGAAAGCTCTCAATGTTTTAGCTTCAGCAATTTTTGAAGCCTCAGCATTTGATTTTTCTAATAAATTAACAGCTAGATTAGCACTGAAAATTGATTTGTAAAGCCAGTTCCAAGTATTGTTGATAATGAAGTCTGTAGGCAGCCATTCGTGTTTATGCAGACGAGCAAAATCCATCTGCCAGTCACCAGTATTTCTGTGCGGAATAACCTGCTCATCAGAAGACATACAGTTCATGTCGTACCATCCGTTATCTGCGCCAGCATAACCAACACCAGAAGCATTATCTCTCATAAATTCTCCAGGAACTTGAGCATATACACTTGCCAGTGCAATATCAGCTCCTTCTGGAGTTCCGTAAAAATCTTCTGCAGGATATTTATCATACACATTTTCGTCTATATCTGTACAGCTAAAAAGTGTCAGGAAACATAAGCTTCCTGTTATCAATATATTTTTAAGTTTCATGTTTTTTACTATTTAAATTTTACAGTCAAACCAAACGCCACGCTTCTTGTACGAGGATAAATTCCTCTGTCACCTCCAAAGTTATCTTCAGGTCTGCCACTTCCGCTTACGTTCAATTCTGGATCAATACCTGAATAATCCGTGATTAGGAATAAGTTGTTTCCTGTAAGTGAAAGTCTAATAGTATCAATGTATTTATCTGTAAAACGGAAAGTATATCCCGCTGTAAGATTTTCTAAACGAATGAAAGAACCGTCTTCTAACCATAAATCGGAACCATAAGGAGAAGTATAAATTCCTTGCTCTACTGCACTTGCCAAAACATTCGATTTACCTATGTTTTCCAATCGGCTTAAGTTTGAGCGTAATCCGTTGTAGATTTTATTTCCTCCTGAACCTCTTAATAGTAAAGAAGCATCAAAGTTTTTATATCTGTATGATGGATTAAAAGCAAAAGTATAAGTTGGTAAAGCAGAACCAGCATAGTAACGATCTGGACTTTTTACACCTTGATCAATTACACCATTCCCGTCACGATCCAAAACAGTTTCAACATTATTTTCATTTTTTCCGGTATGTTCCAAAATGTAAAAAGCGCCAATTGGTTTTCCTTTAACTAAATAAGAGTTTGCAGCTCCCCAAGGAACATAATCAGTATTTAAAGGAACGCCGTTAATACTGCCATTTAAATTAAGAACTTCATTTTTCATAAAGGATACATTTCCTCCAAGAGTAAGTGTGCTGTTGTCTGATTTAATTACATCATAAGCAAGTGATACCTCAATACCTTTATTCGAAATACTTCCAACATTTGCTTTAATAGTAGGATATGGATATGGAGGTTGGGGTACTGTGTAATCAAACAAAAGGTTTTCTGTTTTAGAAGTGTACACATCAACAGTTCCTCTTAATCTATTGTTTAATAAAGCGAAATCAATACCTAAATTGGTTTGTTTTTTAGTTTCCCATTTTAGATCGGCATTTGCATTTTGTGTAATTACATAGTTTGTAATTGGATTTCCTCCAAAATAAGTAGTACCGCTGCTGCCAACTAAAGACAATGAGTTTTGAGGGTAAAGCCCTTGCTGATTACCTGTTTCTCCATAACCGGCGCGAAGTTTTAACTCATCAAACAAGTTTTGGTTTTGCATGAAAGGCTCTTTGTGGATTTGCCATGCCACAGATGCAGATGGGAAATTCCCCCATTTATTATTTACTCCAAATACCGAAGAACCATCACGACGAATACTCGCTGTAACTAAATAACGGTCTAGCAAAGAATAATTTAATCTTCCTAAAAACGAAACTAAAGTTCTGTCATTTTTATAAGATTCAATATCTCCGGGACGAATCTTGGTTAAATCACCTAATTGAAGTGCATTGTAAGTAGCATCATCATTAATAAAACCTCTTACCTGTGCAAAATTTCCTTGGTACATTTGATTTTGCCATTCGTATAAACCTAACACGTTTATATTGTGTATGCCAAAAGTTCTTTTATAATTAAGGCTAAAGTTGGTTAATTTCTCATTTTGTCTTCTGTTTCGAACATTTCCGTAACCATTTTGATCAATTGCATAAGCACTTGTTGAAACTACAGGAAGATAATACCCTTCCGTTGTATTTGTTTTTCTCCAGCTTCCAAACCAGTTTGCAGTTAAACCTTTAGCTAAATCTAAATCAGCTTTCAAGCTTCCGAATATGTTATCATTTTCTGCATTATTGGAAACACTTTGTGCAGCAGCATACGGATTTAAATATTGGAACACATTCGAATCTGTAAAATAAGTGCCGTCAGTATTGAAAACAGGATCTGTCGGTCTAACTAAATAAGCATTTGTAATCAGATTTGATGTATAAGCTGCTGTTCCAATACTTTGAATAATACTGGTTGTATTGTTAATACCAGTATTTAAATTGAAAGTCAATTTTAATTTATCATTCAAAGCCAATTGAGTAGCCTGAATACGTCCGATGTATTTTTGATTACTAGAATTAATTACAACTCCGTCTTGCAAAATAGCAGTTAAAGAAGCTCTATAATTAAATTTATCAGTTCCTCCGCCAAAAGACAAAGTGTGTGTTTGTGTAAGTCCAGTTTGAGTCAAAAGACCGTACCAATCTGTATTAGAACCGTGATTTGCAGATGCTGGAACGCCCACGCTTTTAGCTGCTGCCCACCATTCGTCAGCATTCAACATATCTAATTTTTTCGGAATAAAATCCAAGGAAGTAGAACCTGTATATTCCATTGTAGTTCTTCCTGCTTTATTCTTTTTAGTTGTCACAATGATTACACCAGGCGCGCCTCGAGAACCATAAATTGCAGTCGCAGAAGCATCTTTTAGAATATCATAACTTTCAATTTCGCTTGGCGGAACCTGATTCAGTAAGTCCATATTTCCCTGAATTCCATCTACCACTACCAAAGGATCACTTCCGCCAATCAAAGATGAAATTCCACGAATACGAACGCTTGGCCCTTGACCAGGCTCGCTCCCCAATTGAGTAATATTAACACCTGCCGCTTTTCCAGCAATTAACTGCAACGGATTAACTATTGCACCTTGATTCATATCTTTAGCTGCAATAGAAGAAACAGCTCCAGTAACATCTCTTTTTGTTGCTGTACCGTAACCTACAACCACAATTTCCTGTAAATCGGTTGCATCTGGCAGAAGCTGAATATTAATTACGCTTTGATTAGCCACTACTTTTTTCTCTTTATATCCAACAAAAGAGACAACGATTACAGATTGACTGCTTTCGACAGTAAGTTTATATTTTCCATCAAAATCGGTTACGATTCCGTTTTTAGTTCCTTCTTCAATAACCGATGCTCCAGGAAGAGGCAGGCCATTTTCATCTGTAATTATTCCAGAAACAGTCTGCTTTTGAAATTCAATTCTTTCTGTTTTGAGTTCGGGTTTTTTAAGGATAATCTGTGTATCGCGAATTTTAAATTCGGTTGGAGTTCCTTTAAAAAGTTTATCTAAAACCACATATATAGACTGATCCTTTACAGAAATTGAAACGGTGCGATCCAAGTCGATATCATTCAATTTGTAAATAAATCTGAAGTCGGTTTTTTGTT
This portion of the Flavobacterium panacagri genome encodes:
- a CDS encoding SusE domain-containing protein is translated as MKKYINKLFILGSLLFLGSSCENDAELTTLKSVSFPSEITVSSTKIVLTEDTADDQVLLVSWPEVTFPIDAPVTYALQFDLVGDTSGANAWLKAKRIEVGTAVLSKTLIGQELNKIAVDLGLPIDVEGKLVVRVEAAMDRKVFSNPITLTVTPYEKSVVFGEIYMPGAYQGEWNVDIANSLPAIAKGVYQGYVTVLPGYGPVFKLNTERNWAQFYGAGAANSDMVNMSTKDFALPGEGSYQVKVNLNTLKWSATPYSWGIVGDATSGSWDNSTPMNYDYQTKTWKVTAVLVPGNVKFRLNNEWKINYGSKNTTDGIAYLDDQGAHYIGEGGTYEITMKINDIDPASLGYPPTLTYTITKK
- a CDS encoding RagB/SusD family nutrient uptake outer membrane protein, which gives rise to MKLKNILITGSLCFLTLFSCTDIDENVYDKYPAEDFYGTPEGADIALASVYAQVPGEFMRDNASGVGYAGADNGWYDMNCMSSDEQVIPHRNTGDWQMDFARLHKHEWLPTDFIINNTWNWLYKSIFSANLAVNLLEKSNAEASKIAEAKTLRAFFYYLLIDDYGDVPFFTDNNITVDKIPQSSRKEVYDFIVKELTENVELLSGTRGGNYYGRFNKWAGYTLLAKVYLNAEVYTGTPKWNEALAACNKVADGGFTLHSGAADASNPLGSKYYELFGDVLPEDETILPIYATLDIVSRNVYAVRSLYGAHAQSLFGFSGWNGTIVPKDFFLKYDANDIRRKQFLFGEQPGGFNYTLDVASLDNPGADPQAGVRNVKFYPVAPRTGGGASNDFPIFRYADVILMMAECNARLGNAAAAKPFIDQIRVRAGLNALDHNPTLEDIYNERGFELNWEGHRRQDMIRFDKFLLANEFRPASPAFRKLFPIPTSALDANRGLKQNPGY
- a CDS encoding TonB-dependent receptor, which gives rise to MKLTTLLILVAMFNIKASTYAQKTKVTLELNNSTIEKVIETIEQKTDFRFIYKLNDIDLDRTVSISVKDQSIYVVLDKLFKGTPTEFKIRDTQIILKKPELKTERIEFQKQTVSGIITDENGLPLPGASVIEEGTKNGIVTDFDGKYKLTVESSQSVIVVSFVGYKEKKVVANQSVINIQLLPDATDLQEIVVVGYGTATKRDVTGAVSSIAAKDMNQGAIVNPLQLIAGKAAGVNITQLGSEPGQGPSVRIRGISSLIGGSDPLVVVDGIQGNMDLLNQVPPSEIESYDILKDASATAIYGSRGAPGVIIVTTKKNKAGRTTMEYTGSTSLDFIPKKLDMLNADEWWAAAKSVGVPASANHGSNTDWYGLLTQTGLTQTHTLSFGGGTDKFNYRASLTAILQDGVVINSSNQKYIGRIQATQLALNDKLKLTFNLNTGINNTTSIIQSIGTAAYTSNLITNAYLVRPTDPVFNTDGTYFTDSNVFQYLNPYAAAQSVSNNAENDNIFGSLKADLDLAKGLTANWFGSWRKTNTTEGYYLPVVSTSAYAIDQNGYGNVRNRRQNEKLTNFSLNYKRTFGIHNINVLGLYEWQNQMYQGNFAQVRGFINDDATYNALQLGDLTKIRPGDIESYKNDRTLVSFLGRLNYSLLDRYLVTASIRRDGSSVFGVNNKWGNFPSASVAWQIHKEPFMQNQNLFDELKLRAGYGETGNQQGLYPQNSLSLVGSSGTTYFGGNPITNYVITQNANADLKWETKKQTNLGIDFALLNNRLRGTVDVYTSKTENLLFDYTVPQPPYPYPTIKANVGSISNKGIEVSLAYDVIKSDNSTLTLGGNVSFMKNEVLNLNGSINGVPLNTDYVPWGAANSYLVKGKPIGAFYILEHTGKNENNVETVLDRDGNGVIDQGVKSPDRYYAGSALPTYTFAFNPSYRYKNFDASLLLRGSGGNKIYNGLRSNLSRLENIGKSNVLASAVEQGIYTSPYGSDLWLEDGSFIRLENLTAGYTFRFTDKYIDTIRLSLTGNNLFLITDYSGIDPELNVSGSGRPEDNFGGDRGIYPRTRSVAFGLTVKFK